A genomic segment from Yimella sp. cx-51 encodes:
- the dtd gene encoding D-aminoacyl-tRNA deacylase, with protein MRAVLQRVTRAEVRVDGEVVGAIDRPGLVALVGVTHRDGAAQVTAMARKISELRILRDERSVLDEAASVLVVSQFTLYGNTRKGRRPSWGEAAPGDIAAPVIDELVTSLRGLGVEVAMGRFGAMMEVSLVNDGPFTLLVET; from the coding sequence ATGCGGGCTGTGTTGCAGCGGGTCACGCGAGCCGAGGTGCGCGTGGACGGCGAGGTCGTCGGCGCGATCGACCGGCCCGGTCTCGTCGCACTGGTCGGCGTGACCCACCGTGACGGCGCCGCTCAGGTGACCGCCATGGCCCGCAAGATCAGCGAATTGCGCATCCTGCGCGACGAGCGATCGGTGCTCGACGAGGCCGCATCCGTGCTCGTCGTCTCGCAGTTCACGCTCTACGGCAACACCCGCAAGGGGCGTCGTCCGTCCTGGGGCGAGGCAGCCCCTGGTGACATCGCCGCACCCGTCATCGACGAACTGGTGACCTCGCTGCGCGGCCTCGGAGTCGAGGTCGCGATGGGTCGGTTCGGGGCCATGATGGAGGTCTCGCTTGTCAACGACGGCCCCTTCACGCTTCTCGTCGAGACCTGA
- the mshA gene encoding D-inositol-3-phosphate glycosyltransferase translates to MSESTGCPVRRVAMISVHTSPLDQPGTGDAGGLNVYVVETAKRLGARGVEVEIFTRRTSASLADTVALAPKVIVRHIDAGPYEGLVKEDLPGQLCAFAAGVMRFVAISPEGHYDLVHSHYWLSGQVGWLAADRWNVPLVHTMHTMSKVKNLALAEGDRPEPKGREIGEEQVVKVASWLIANTDTEAGELVDLYDADPARVRVVSPGVDLEVLKPADQDECRAELGLPQDADVLLFVGRLQPLKAPDLLVRAVAAMLQDHPERRDRTVVAILGGPSGSGMDKPRALQAMARELGVADVVQFVPPQTRPQLARWFAAADLTVVPSHSESFGLVAIESMACGTPVVASNVGGLPTAVGDGGVLVDSRDPHDWVSVLVELLDDDTRRKQLSQNAIERAAKFSWDATTDRLFDVYRHACDAPPRPYETVVDFATVPAAVVP, encoded by the coding sequence ATGAGCGAATCCACGGGATGTCCGGTTCGCAGGGTGGCGATGATCAGCGTCCACACCTCGCCGCTGGACCAACCGGGCACCGGCGATGCAGGCGGCCTCAACGTCTACGTGGTCGAGACCGCCAAACGGCTCGGTGCGCGCGGCGTCGAGGTGGAGATCTTCACCCGGCGCACCTCGGCAAGCCTGGCCGACACGGTGGCGCTGGCACCGAAAGTCATCGTGCGGCACATCGATGCCGGGCCGTACGAGGGACTGGTCAAGGAGGATCTACCGGGGCAGTTGTGCGCCTTCGCCGCCGGCGTCATGCGTTTCGTCGCGATCAGCCCCGAGGGCCACTACGACCTGGTGCACTCCCATTACTGGCTCTCCGGACAGGTTGGATGGCTCGCGGCTGACCGCTGGAACGTGCCTCTCGTCCACACCATGCACACGATGAGCAAGGTGAAGAACCTCGCGCTCGCCGAGGGCGACCGTCCCGAGCCGAAGGGTCGGGAAATCGGTGAGGAACAGGTGGTCAAGGTGGCAAGCTGGCTGATCGCCAACACCGACACCGAGGCCGGCGAACTCGTCGACCTCTACGACGCCGATCCGGCACGGGTGCGGGTGGTGTCGCCCGGCGTCGATCTCGAGGTGCTCAAACCAGCAGACCAGGACGAGTGTCGAGCCGAACTCGGCCTACCGCAGGACGCCGACGTGCTGCTCTTCGTCGGTCGCCTCCAGCCCCTGAAGGCGCCGGACCTCTTGGTGCGGGCCGTCGCGGCGATGCTTCAGGACCACCCCGAGCGTCGAGACCGGACGGTGGTCGCAATCCTGGGTGGTCCCAGCGGGTCCGGGATGGACAAGCCGCGGGCCCTGCAGGCAATGGCGCGCGAACTCGGCGTGGCCGACGTCGTGCAATTCGTACCTCCCCAGACCAGGCCGCAGTTGGCCCGTTGGTTCGCCGCTGCCGATCTGACGGTCGTTCCTTCGCACTCGGAATCCTTCGGCCTGGTGGCGATCGAGTCGATGGCCTGTGGCACGCCTGTCGTTGCCTCGAATGTCGGAGGTCTGCCGACGGCGGTCGGCGACGGCGGAGTCTTGGTCGACTCCCGCGATCCGCACGACTGGGTCTCGGTGCTCGTTGAGTTGCTCGATGACGACACCCGTCGTAAACAGTTGTCGCAGAACGCGATCGAGCGTGCGGCGAAGTTCTCCTGGGATGCCACGACTGACCGCCTGTTCGATGTCTATCGACACGCCTGTGACGCGCCACCCCGCCCGTACGAGACGGTGGTCGACTTCGCGACCGTGCCGGCGGCGGTGGTGCCGTGA
- the manA gene encoding mannose-6-phosphate isomerase, class I: MYRLTPRVQHYAWGSHSDLAQLSGRPTPTQMPEAELWLGAHEEAPCELVLDGEPTTLDRAILGDPVSMLGETTVSQFQRRLPFLLKVLAAEQALSIQCHPSREEALTAPTGTYVDSWPKPEAWLTVTEFEVFAGNQSMDEIASLAAELGCPEFSALVADCAGAGVKALIRQILEADAQVRSALTTAVVSACSTRRNHPHFDAIRRIAEQFPDDEGLAVLLTMRHHIVPPGQYIFVPAGVLHSIVRGVTVEVLANSDNVVRAGLTPKELNIPELLRIVDVERSVVPEVAPDGDRVHSYPVDVPYFQLHQIGAGVDEIEMPGHHKPRIVLCLGGTITLDDGSRRLELGPSEACFIAACAEPVRCSGDGTAYVATTGLVG, from the coding sequence ATGTACCGCCTGACTCCGCGCGTGCAGCACTACGCGTGGGGGTCGCACTCCGATCTCGCGCAACTGTCCGGTCGGCCGACTCCGACCCAGATGCCCGAGGCCGAGCTGTGGCTAGGAGCGCACGAGGAAGCGCCCTGCGAACTCGTGCTGGACGGGGAACCGACGACTCTGGATCGTGCGATCCTCGGTGACCCGGTCTCCATGCTGGGCGAGACGACCGTGTCGCAGTTCCAGCGGCGACTGCCCTTCCTGCTCAAGGTGCTGGCCGCTGAACAGGCGCTGTCGATCCAGTGTCACCCTTCTCGCGAAGAGGCGTTGACCGCGCCGACGGGCACCTATGTCGACAGCTGGCCCAAGCCCGAGGCGTGGCTCACCGTGACCGAGTTCGAGGTCTTCGCCGGCAATCAGTCCATGGATGAGATCGCTTCTCTGGCGGCAGAACTGGGCTGTCCGGAGTTTTCGGCGTTGGTCGCTGACTGTGCTGGTGCCGGAGTGAAGGCGTTGATCCGCCAGATCCTCGAAGCCGACGCGCAGGTGCGTTCAGCACTGACCACCGCCGTGGTGTCGGCCTGCTCGACGCGCCGCAACCACCCGCACTTCGACGCGATCCGCCGCATCGCCGAACAGTTTCCGGACGACGAGGGCCTGGCTGTGCTGCTCACGATGCGCCATCACATCGTGCCCCCGGGTCAGTACATCTTCGTGCCGGCCGGTGTGCTGCACTCCATCGTTCGCGGAGTGACGGTCGAGGTGCTGGCCAACTCCGACAACGTGGTGCGTGCGGGCCTGACGCCCAAAGAGCTCAACATCCCCGAACTTCTTCGGATCGTCGACGTCGAACGCTCCGTGGTGCCAGAGGTGGCGCCCGATGGTGACCGGGTGCACAGCTATCCGGTCGATGTGCCGTACTTCCAGTTGCACCAGATCGGTGCCGGTGTCGACGAGATCGAGATGCCCGGCCACCACAAACCGCGGATCGTGCTCTGTCTCGGCGGCACCATCACCCTCGACGACGGCAGCCGCCGGTTGGAGCTCGGCCCATCAGAGGCCTGTTTCATCGCGGCCTGCGCCGAACCGGTGCGGTGCAGCGGCGACGGCACGGCGTACGTCGCCACCACCGGTTTGGTGGGCTGA
- a CDS encoding phosphoglyceromutase, with product MTYTLVLLRHGESDWNAKNLFTGWVDVDLTEKGRAEAANGGVLLKEADVLPDVVHTSLLRRAITTAHLALDKADRHWIPVHRSWRLNERHYGALQGKDKKATLEEFGEEQFMTWRRSFDVPPPPIEKGSEFAQDADPRYADLGDDAPATECLKDVIERFLPYWEESIVPDLKAGKTVLVAAHGNSLRAMVKHLDGISDDDIVGLNIPTGMPLVYELDDDFKPVVEGGKYLDPEAAKAAADAVANQGR from the coding sequence ATGACCTACACACTCGTCCTGCTCCGTCACGGTGAGTCCGACTGGAACGCCAAGAACCTCTTCACCGGTTGGGTCGACGTCGACCTCACCGAGAAGGGCCGGGCCGAGGCGGCCAACGGCGGCGTCCTGCTCAAGGAAGCCGATGTGCTACCCGATGTCGTGCACACCTCGTTGCTGCGCCGCGCCATCACCACCGCCCACCTCGCGCTCGACAAGGCTGATCGCCACTGGATTCCGGTGCACCGCTCCTGGCGCCTCAACGAGCGTCACTACGGCGCACTGCAGGGCAAGGACAAGAAGGCCACGCTGGAGGAGTTCGGCGAGGAGCAGTTCATGACCTGGCGTCGTTCCTTCGACGTCCCGCCGCCGCCGATCGAGAAGGGCAGTGAATTTGCCCAGGACGCCGACCCGCGTTACGCCGACCTCGGCGACGACGCTCCGGCCACCGAGTGCCTCAAGGACGTCATCGAGCGTTTCCTGCCCTACTGGGAAGAGTCGATCGTCCCCGACCTGAAGGCCGGCAAGACCGTGCTGGTGGCCGCTCACGGCAACAGCCTGCGCGCGATGGTGAAGCACCTCGACGGAATCTCCGATGACGACATCGTCGGCCTGAACATCCCCACCGGTATGCCCTTGGTCTACGAACTCGACGACGACTTCAAGCCCGTGGTCGAGGGCGGCAAGTACCTCGATCCCGAGGCGGCCAAGGCTGCCGCGGACGCAGTGGCCAACCAGGGCCGGTAG
- a CDS encoding class I SAM-dependent methyltransferase — translation MRRKGPVGVITRGTTNPNRLRRCDRWVVATQHWRLTDPVDPPLVVDLGYGASPITAVELHDRLRVVRPDVLVVGLEIDPARVAVAKPLERDGLSFAVGGFEIPVPGEVDVVRAFNVLRQYDEEKVPGAWGLVQQRLSPTGLFIDGTCDEVGRLATWVAIERNGPISLTLSWRLAGLMQPSVIAERLPKALIHRNVPGERIHELLTRLDRAWAQAAPHASYGARQRFLAAVDQLQRDGVPVIGGRTRHRLGELTLDWTAVAPN, via the coding sequence ATGCGTAGGAAGGGACCGGTAGGTGTGATCACCCGAGGGACCACCAACCCCAACCGACTACGCCGTTGCGACCGTTGGGTTGTCGCGACGCAGCACTGGCGACTCACCGATCCGGTCGATCCGCCGCTGGTGGTCGACCTCGGCTACGGCGCCTCCCCCATCACCGCAGTGGAACTGCACGACCGTCTACGTGTCGTCCGACCCGATGTTCTGGTGGTCGGCCTGGAGATCGATCCTGCCCGCGTGGCCGTCGCCAAACCGTTGGAACGCGACGGCCTGTCATTCGCGGTGGGTGGTTTCGAGATTCCAGTTCCCGGCGAGGTCGACGTCGTGCGCGCCTTCAACGTGCTTCGCCAGTACGACGAGGAGAAGGTGCCCGGCGCGTGGGGCCTTGTGCAACAACGCCTTTCGCCCACCGGGTTGTTCATCGACGGCACCTGCGACGAGGTCGGCAGGCTGGCGACCTGGGTGGCCATCGAGCGCAACGGGCCGATCAGCCTCACGCTTTCCTGGCGGCTTGCGGGCCTGATGCAGCCGTCGGTCATCGCCGAACGGCTACCCAAAGCGCTGATCCATCGCAATGTGCCCGGCGAGCGAATCCATGAGTTGCTCACCCGACTCGACCGGGCGTGGGCGCAGGCTGCGCCGCATGCGTCCTACGGCGCTCGACAGCGATTTCTGGCCGCCGTCGATCAGCTGCAAAGGGACGGGGTGCCGGTCATCGGCGGTCGGACGCGCCACCGCCTGGGTGAACTCACCCTCGACTGGACCGCCGTCGCGCCGAACTGA
- a CDS encoding alpha/beta fold hydrolase → MVTSRSSILETPEGGLEYLTTGSGAPHTVFAHGLAGSIPTTRPFGSGVPGTHTYFHFRGHGASSSPESPWSYSYLADELDAVAAHVNATQALGVSMGAGAICHLLERRPDRFERVVLALPAVLDTPRTDTALRRLLEMAQLADERDVDGVTELLLLEQPAEHRGSELVRRWCADQARVIVRTDVSRALRTIPHAVALHDRRSLREVSTPVLILACEDDPAHPVWVARELAEVLPNAHLEVLPPGGILWTHRARVRELLKGFLA, encoded by the coding sequence GTGGTGACCTCACGCAGCTCCATCCTCGAGACCCCCGAGGGCGGGCTGGAATATCTCACCACCGGCTCGGGGGCACCACACACCGTCTTCGCCCACGGACTAGCCGGGTCGATTCCGACCACCCGTCCGTTCGGGTCGGGCGTGCCCGGCACGCACACCTACTTCCACTTCCGCGGCCACGGCGCGTCGTCCTCACCGGAGTCGCCGTGGTCGTACTCCTACCTGGCCGACGAGCTGGATGCCGTCGCCGCCCATGTCAATGCGACTCAGGCCCTGGGCGTCAGCATGGGTGCCGGCGCGATCTGCCACCTGCTCGAGCGACGTCCCGACCGCTTCGAGCGGGTCGTTCTTGCGCTGCCCGCCGTGCTCGACACCCCGCGCACCGACACGGCATTGCGTCGCCTGCTGGAGATGGCGCAGCTGGCTGATGAGCGTGATGTCGACGGGGTCACCGAGCTGTTGTTGTTGGAGCAGCCGGCCGAACACCGCGGCTCGGAGCTCGTGCGCCGCTGGTGCGCCGATCAGGCGAGGGTCATCGTCCGAACCGATGTCTCGCGCGCTCTGCGCACGATTCCCCATGCCGTCGCTCTGCATGACCGGCGCTCCTTGCGCGAGGTGTCGACGCCGGTGCTCATCCTGGCGTGCGAGGACGATCCCGCGCACCCGGTCTGGGTGGCGCGCGAACTCGCAGAAGTCCTACCGAATGCCCATTTGGAAGTGCTTCCCCCTGGTGGGATCCTGTGGACGCATCGCGCACGGGTGCGCGAACTGCTGAAAGGTTTCCTGGCTTGA
- a CDS encoding CarD family transcriptional regulator yields the protein MIFKVGETVVYPHHGAALIEEIKVRTIKGVEKQYLVLKVAQGDLTIEVPAENCDLVGVRDVVGKEGLNRVFEVLRADHTEEPTNWSRRYKANLEKLASGDVIKVAEVVRDLWRRDQDRGLSAGEKRMLAKARQILVSELALAEKTNEDKAEATLDEVLAS from the coding sequence ATGATTTTCAAGGTCGGCGAGACGGTCGTTTACCCGCACCACGGAGCGGCACTCATCGAAGAAATCAAAGTCCGAACGATCAAGGGCGTGGAGAAGCAGTACCTCGTCCTGAAGGTTGCCCAAGGCGATCTGACGATCGAGGTTCCGGCGGAGAACTGCGACCTGGTCGGCGTCCGCGATGTCGTCGGCAAGGAGGGCCTGAACCGCGTGTTCGAGGTGCTGCGCGCCGACCACACCGAGGAGCCCACCAACTGGTCGCGCCGTTACAAGGCGAACCTCGAGAAGCTCGCGTCCGGCGATGTCATCAAGGTGGCCGAGGTCGTCCGCGACCTGTGGCGCCGCGACCAGGACCGTGGGCTGTCCGCAGGCGAGAAGCGCATGCTGGCCAAGGCTCGTCAGATCCTCGTCTCCGAGCTCGCACTCGCCGAGAAGACGAACGAGGACAAGGCCGAAGCCACCCTCGACGAGGTGCTCGCGTCCTGA
- a CDS encoding cell wall metabolism sensor histidine kinase WalK, whose translation MNAVGRSGEQQLDRGRTALTCMNAGSAGAYIGHVLEMVIALGALCLGLVIGWAAHRRHAGVDTDDAAAPPVEADRPAIDRQAAEVLDALRSISLVVDASDRVVRASPSATALRLVRGQELLHEELRTLVRTARRDHELHEVELDLSRGLRGGGRITLGVRVAPMSDRHVLVLVDDRSQSRRVEETRRDFVVNVSHELKTPVAGLSLLSEAVDDARDDPAAVHRFAQRMRTEADRLNRLVQEIVELSRLQVADTLDDPQRVDVAACAHDAIGHLHLLAEDRQITIVGDEIGQRRAEVFGDAHLITTAIRNLIENAVNYSAAGTRVAVTVQATTELVSVAVKDEGRGIAVTELDRIFERFYRIDAARSRGTGGTGLGLAIVKHVCANHGGEVTVWSEEGHGSTFTIRLPAAAPPHAPSAPSIP comes from the coding sequence GTGAACGCCGTCGGACGCTCAGGTGAACAGCAGTTGGACCGCGGTCGCACGGCGCTCACCTGCATGAATGCCGGGTCAGCAGGCGCGTACATTGGCCATGTGTTGGAGATGGTGATCGCTCTCGGGGCGCTGTGCCTGGGGCTGGTCATCGGGTGGGCGGCCCATCGTCGCCACGCCGGGGTCGACACCGATGACGCGGCCGCTCCCCCGGTCGAGGCAGACCGTCCGGCCATCGATCGCCAGGCTGCCGAGGTGCTGGACGCCCTCCGCTCCATCTCCCTGGTCGTTGATGCCAGCGATCGCGTCGTGCGTGCTTCGCCGTCGGCCACCGCGCTGCGGCTGGTGCGGGGTCAGGAACTCTTGCACGAGGAGCTACGCACCCTGGTGCGCACTGCCCGTCGTGATCACGAACTCCACGAGGTCGAGCTCGATCTGAGCCGGGGCCTACGCGGCGGGGGCCGGATCACCCTCGGGGTGCGTGTGGCGCCGATGTCCGATCGCCACGTGCTGGTGCTCGTCGACGACCGCTCGCAGTCCCGGCGCGTGGAGGAAACACGCCGCGACTTCGTGGTCAACGTGAGCCACGAGCTCAAGACGCCTGTGGCCGGCCTCTCCCTGCTGTCCGAAGCGGTCGACGATGCCCGCGACGACCCGGCGGCAGTGCACCGGTTCGCGCAGCGGATGCGCACCGAGGCCGACCGGCTCAACCGGTTGGTGCAGGAAATCGTCGAACTCTCCCGGCTACAGGTGGCCGACACCCTCGACGATCCGCAACGCGTCGACGTCGCGGCGTGCGCGCACGACGCGATCGGACACCTGCACCTGCTCGCCGAGGATCGCCAGATCACGATCGTCGGCGACGAGATCGGGCAACGGCGTGCCGAGGTCTTCGGAGACGCCCACCTGATCACCACCGCGATCCGCAACCTCATCGAGAACGCCGTCAACTACTCGGCCGCGGGCACCCGGGTTGCGGTGACCGTGCAGGCCACCACCGAACTGGTCAGCGTGGCGGTCAAGGACGAGGGCCGCGGCATCGCCGTCACCGAACTCGACCGGATCTTCGAGCGCTTCTACCGCATCGATGCTGCCCGCTCGCGTGGCACCGGAGGCACCGGCCTGGGCCTGGCCATCGTCAAGCACGTCTGCGCCAACCACGGCGGCGAGGTGACGGTGTGGTCCGAGGAAGGTCACGGCTCGACCTTCACCATCCGCCTTCCCGCAGCAGCGCCCCCTCACGCTCCATCCGCACCGTCCATCCCGTGA
- the phoU gene encoding phosphate signaling complex protein PhoU, whose protein sequence is MRNAFHDDLDRVSDQLVLMTRMVGVAIERATEALVNADLGIAESVIAADDDIDTVRREVDDLAVDLLARQQPVATDLRMVVTAMHMASDIERMGDLARHIAKIARMRYPKLAVPEVVLPNIKSMSECAIDLAKQTGAAIDSKDVHAALEIERSDDRMDDLHRQIFAALHDEGWDQPTETAVDMTLLSRYYERFGDHAVAVANRIVYLVTGRYGDADEGLQR, encoded by the coding sequence ATGCGTAACGCATTCCACGACGATCTCGATCGTGTCTCAGACCAGCTCGTGCTCATGACCCGGATGGTCGGTGTCGCCATCGAGCGCGCCACCGAAGCGCTGGTCAACGCTGACCTCGGTATCGCCGAGAGCGTCATCGCTGCCGACGACGACATCGACACCGTCCGGCGCGAGGTCGATGACCTCGCCGTCGACCTCCTCGCCCGCCAGCAGCCGGTGGCCACCGACCTGCGCATGGTCGTCACCGCGATGCACATGGCATCCGACATCGAGCGGATGGGCGACCTCGCCCGTCACATCGCCAAGATCGCTCGCATGCGCTATCCCAAGCTCGCCGTTCCCGAGGTTGTGCTGCCCAACATCAAGTCGATGTCGGAATGCGCCATCGACCTGGCCAAGCAGACCGGTGCCGCGATCGACAGCAAGGACGTCCACGCCGCGCTGGAGATCGAGCGCTCGGACGACCGGATGGACGACCTGCACCGGCAGATCTTCGCCGCCCTGCACGACGAGGGCTGGGACCAGCCGACCGAGACCGCCGTCGACATGACGTTGCTCTCGCGCTACTACGAGCGCTTCGGTGATCACGCCGTCGCGGTCGCCAACCGCATCGTCTACCTGGTGACGGGCCGTTACGGCGACGCGGACGAGGGTCTGCAGCGCTGA
- a CDS encoding response regulator transcription factor yields the protein MTRILLVEDEESLSDPLSYLLGKEGYEVSIAETGPDAVAEFDRAGADLVLLDLMLPGLSGTEVCRIIRQKSSVPIIMLTAKDSEVDKVVGLEIGADDYVTKPYSSRELLARIKAVLRRGLEPEDLLPATLQSGPVRMDVERHTVAVKGEPVSLPLKEFELLELLLRNSGRVLTRGQLIDRVWGSDYVGDTKTLDVHVKRLRAKIEDDPGNPTVIVTVRGLGYKYEGA from the coding sequence ATGACCCGCATCCTCCTGGTCGAGGACGAGGAGTCGCTCTCCGACCCGTTGTCGTATCTGCTCGGCAAGGAGGGCTACGAGGTCTCCATCGCCGAGACCGGACCCGACGCAGTGGCCGAGTTCGATCGCGCCGGCGCCGATCTCGTCCTGCTCGACCTGATGCTGCCCGGGCTCTCCGGCACCGAGGTCTGCCGGATCATCCGGCAGAAGTCGAGCGTGCCGATCATCATGCTCACCGCCAAGGACAGCGAGGTCGACAAGGTCGTCGGCCTCGAGATAGGGGCCGACGACTACGTCACCAAGCCCTACTCCTCCCGTGAGTTGCTGGCCCGCATCAAGGCAGTGCTGCGCCGGGGCCTGGAACCGGAGGATCTCCTGCCCGCCACCCTGCAGAGCGGGCCGGTGCGGATGGACGTCGAGCGGCACACCGTCGCGGTCAAGGGTGAACCGGTGTCGTTGCCGCTCAAGGAGTTCGAACTGTTGGAGCTGCTTCTGCGCAACAGCGGTCGGGTGCTCACCCGCGGCCAGCTGATCGACCGCGTGTGGGGCAGCGACTACGTCGGCGACACCAAGACCCTCGACGTGCACGTCAAGCGGCTGCGCGCCAAGATCGAGGACGACCCCGGCAACCCGACGGTGATCGTGACGGTCCGCGGCCTGGGTTACAAGTACGAGGGCGCCTGA
- a CDS encoding YbjN domain-containing protein: MSLRAEVVATLERVLADNELDWEPGVHDDEYVVTLPGEKKLKTVVSLTVGDTDLAASAFVIRQPDENHLEFYKFLLRRNLRLPGLAYSIDGSGDVYVYGRAPLAGVDEAYLDRLLGAILQSADEPFNDLLVLGFLSSMKKEWDWRISRGESTRNLEAFRHLLDRSGS; encoded by the coding sequence GTGAGTCTGCGCGCAGAGGTCGTCGCAACGCTCGAACGGGTGCTGGCCGACAACGAACTCGACTGGGAGCCGGGGGTGCACGATGACGAATACGTCGTCACGCTGCCCGGGGAGAAGAAGCTCAAGACGGTCGTCTCCTTGACCGTCGGCGACACCGATCTGGCCGCGAGTGCGTTCGTCATCCGGCAACCGGACGAGAACCACCTGGAGTTCTACAAGTTCTTGCTGCGGCGCAACCTGCGTCTACCGGGTCTGGCCTATTCGATCGACGGCAGCGGTGATGTGTACGTCTACGGACGGGCGCCGCTCGCCGGGGTGGATGAGGCCTACCTGGATCGTCTACTCGGCGCGATCCTGCAGTCGGCGGACGAACCGTTCAACGACCTGCTGGTGTTGGGTTTCCTCAGTTCGATGAAGAAGGAGTGGGACTGGCGCATCTCCCGGGGTGAATCCACGCGCAACCTCGAGGCCTTCCGGCACCTGCTCGACCGCTCCGGTTCGTGA
- a CDS encoding DUF2516 family protein: MLDPLFTLQATVATVLGVALLATTVFAFVDALRHREDAYRAADKMTKGRWLLITGLAAAFGLLVLRNPLSLFGIIAIVAAGVYLADVRPALQEVESRRGGGGRSSRPW; encoded by the coding sequence GTGCTCGATCCACTCTTCACACTGCAGGCCACCGTTGCGACGGTGCTGGGCGTCGCGTTGCTCGCCACCACGGTGTTCGCATTCGTCGACGCGCTACGGCACCGCGAGGACGCCTACCGCGCAGCTGACAAGATGACGAAGGGTCGCTGGCTGCTGATCACCGGCCTGGCTGCGGCGTTCGGGCTGCTGGTGCTCAGGAACCCGCTGAGCTTGTTCGGCATCATCGCCATCGTCGCTGCCGGGGTCTACCTCGCCGACGTCCGTCCGGCGCTGCAAGAGGTGGAGTCGCGTCGCGGCGGAGGCGGACGCTCGTCGCGGCCGTGGTGA
- the ispD gene encoding 2-C-methyl-D-erythritol 4-phosphate cytidylyltransferase, which produces MGVVVVAAGMGTRLGAGMPKALVQVGGEPLIVHAVRRAHATAGLQQLVVVVPAGHRAAFESLDLAAELVDGGTERTDSVAAGLAALQPNIEVVLVHDAARAFAPASLFDDVARAVRNGADAVVPGLPVIDTIKQVAADGRVAATPDRAGLRAVQTPQGFRRSALDAAHDHGRQATDDAALVEQDGGHVIVIDGHPDALKVTVPADLDLAAALATTNSKESSVPLPLPVPRTGIGVDVHAYADDDRVLSLACLTWPDERGIEGHSDGDVAAHAVCDALLAAAGLGDLGTQFGVDRPEMRGATGTDMLEDVLNTLHTNGFRIGNVSVQIVGNRPKVGPRREEAQRAMSAALGGAPVSVSATTTDHLGFLGRGEGIGAVANALVVAAD; this is translated from the coding sequence GTGGGCGTCGTCGTCGTGGCAGCGGGTATGGGCACGCGGCTGGGTGCCGGAATGCCGAAAGCGCTGGTGCAGGTGGGCGGCGAGCCGCTCATCGTCCACGCCGTGCGACGAGCGCATGCGACCGCTGGCCTGCAACAACTCGTGGTCGTGGTGCCGGCCGGACACCGCGCCGCGTTCGAGTCGCTCGACCTCGCAGCCGAACTGGTCGACGGCGGCACTGAACGCACCGATTCGGTCGCGGCCGGGCTGGCCGCGCTCCAGCCGAATATCGAGGTGGTGCTGGTGCATGACGCCGCTCGCGCCTTCGCCCCCGCCTCACTCTTCGACGACGTCGCCCGTGCCGTGCGCAACGGCGCGGACGCCGTCGTCCCAGGCCTGCCGGTGATCGACACCATCAAGCAGGTCGCGGCCGATGGCCGCGTGGCGGCCACTCCCGATCGGGCCGGATTGCGCGCGGTCCAGACGCCGCAGGGCTTTCGCCGATCCGCCCTGGACGCCGCGCACGACCACGGACGTCAGGCCACGGACGACGCAGCCCTGGTCGAGCAGGACGGTGGACACGTGATCGTGATCGACGGCCACCCGGACGCGTTGAAGGTGACCGTGCCCGCCGATCTCGACCTCGCCGCAGCACTCGCGACGACGAACTCGAAGGAGTCCTCCGTGCCCTTGCCGTTGCCCGTGCCGCGCACCGGAATCGGCGTCGACGTGCACGCGTACGCCGACGACGACCGAGTGCTGAGCCTCGCGTGCCTGACCTGGCCCGATGAGCGCGGCATCGAGGGCCACTCCGACGGCGATGTCGCCGCGCACGCGGTCTGTGACGCGCTGCTCGCGGCTGCCGGGCTGGGCGACCTCGGCACGCAGTTCGGCGTCGACCGACCGGAGATGAGGGGCGCAACGGGCACAGACATGCTCGAGGATGTGCTGAACACCTTGCACACCAACGGTTTTCGCATCGGAAACGTCAGCGTGCAGATCGTCGGCAACAGGCCGAAGGTCGGCCCTCGCCGGGAGGAGGCCCAGCGCGCGATGTCCGCAGCACTGGGCGGAGCGCCCGTGTCGGTCTCGGCCACCACCACCGATCACCTCGGATTCCTGGGTCGCGGCGAAGGCATCGGCGCGGTCGCGAACGCACTCGTCGTCGCCGCTGACTGA